The following proteins are co-located in the Colius striatus isolate bColStr4 chromosome 6, bColStr4.1.hap1, whole genome shotgun sequence genome:
- the FLVCR2 gene encoding heme transporter FLVCR2 isoform X3, protein MVQQEPAGAPGPAVGEVAAATAEVRLSSRRWVVVLLFSSYSLCNAFQWIQYGSINNVFMHFYNLGIALGFLVPPVLVPNVEDEEKLAYHISIMFFMTAGVATALFILVVIVFKEKPPNPPSRAQALIQLRPPEEYSYVKSILHLLRSANFLLLVVTYGLNTGCFYALSTLLNRMVIHHYPGEEVNAGRIGLTIIVSGMAGALISGIWLDRTKTYKQTTLVVYIMSLVGMIVYTFTLSLNHLWVVFVTAGMLGFFMTGYLPVGFEFAAELTYPESEGTSSGLLNVSAQIFGIAFTIGQGKIMDHFGTKAGNLFLCSFMFLGTIMTAFINADLRRQRANLDLEQTRLQGSNQMDYGTVACNPNPINSHSCSLAHTQRKGCQKPALIP, encoded by the exons ATGGTGCAGCAGGAGCCGGCCGGcgcgccggggccggcggtgggGGAGGTCGCTGCTGCCACCGCCGAGGTGCGGCTGTCATCGCGTCGCTGGGTCGTggtgctgctcttcagcagctaCTCCCTCTGCAACGCCTTCCAGTGGATCCAGTACGGCAGCATCAACAACGTCTTCATGCACTTCTACAAC cttggcATTGCTCTGGGCTTTCTGGTCCCTCCAGTTCTGGTTCCCAATGTGGAGGATGAGGAGAAACTGGCCTACCACATCAGCATCATGTTCTTCATGACTGCAGGCGTGGCAACAGCTCTATTCATCCTGGTTGTCATAG TCTTCAAGGAGAAGCCCCCAAATCCTCCGAGCCGAGCTCAGGCCTTGATCCAGTTGAGACCACCAGAGGAGTATTCCTACGTGAAGTCCATCCTCCACTTGCTACGCAGTGCCAACTTTTTGCTGCTTGTTGTCACTTACG GTCTGAATACAGGTTGTTTCTACGCCCTGTCCACTCTGCTGAACCGCATGGTGATCCATCACTATCCA GGGGAGGAGGTGAATGCTGGCAGGATTGGACTCACCATTATAGTGTCGGGGATGGCTGGGGCTCTGATCTCTGGCATTTGGTTGGACAGAACCAAAACTTACAA ACAGACAACACTAGTTGTCTATATCATGTCTCTGGTGGGAATGATAGTCTACACCTTCACTCTGAGCCTAAACCACCTCTGGGTGGTCTTTGTGACTGCAGGCATGCTGGG GTTTTTCATGACAGGATACCTTCCCGTAGGCTTTGAATTTGCTGCAGAGTTGACATACCCAGAATCGGAAGGAACATCATCAGGGCTCCTTAATGTCTCAGCACAG aTTTTTGGTATTGCCTTCACCATCGGCCAAGGGAAGATCATGGATCACTTTGGGACAAAGGCAGGAAACCTCTTTCTTTGTTCCTTCATGTTCTTGGGCACCATTATGACAG CATTCATTAATGCCGATCTCCGAAGACAACGGGCCAATTTGGATCTTGAACAGACA AGACTCCAAGGCAGCAATCAGATGGATTATGGGACTGTAGCTTGTAACCCTAACCCCATCAATTCCCATTCCTGCTCACTAGCTCATACACAAAG AAAGGGATGTCAAAAGCCTGCACTGATCCCATAG
- the FLVCR2 gene encoding heme transporter FLVCR2 isoform X2: MVQQEPAGAPGPAVGEVAAATAEVRLSSRRWVVVLLFSSYSLCNAFQWIQYGSINNVFMHFYNVSSFAIDWLSMSYMLTYIPLLFPVAWLLDKRGLRLIALAGSALNAAGAWVKLGSLKPHLFPVTVLGQVICSMAQVFILGMPSRIASVWFGSHEVSTACSIAVFGNQLGIALGFLVPPVLVPNVEDEEKLAYHISIMFFMTAGVATALFILVVIVFKEKPPNPPSRAQALIQLRPPEEYSYVKSILHLLRSANFLLLVVTYGLNTGCFYALSTLLNRMVIHHYPGEEVNAGRIGLTIIVSGMAGALISGIWLDRTKTYKQTTLVVYIMSLVGMIVYTFTLSLNHLWVVFVTAGMLGFFMTGYLPVGFEFAAELTYPESEGTSSGLLNVSAQIFGIAFTIGQGKIMDHFGTKAGNLFLCSFMFLGTIMTAFINADLRRQRANLDLEQTKGMSKACTDPIVLEETKL; this comes from the exons ATGGTGCAGCAGGAGCCGGCCGGcgcgccggggccggcggtgggGGAGGTCGCTGCTGCCACCGCCGAGGTGCGGCTGTCATCGCGTCGCTGGGTCGTggtgctgctcttcagcagctaCTCCCTCTGCAACGCCTTCCAGTGGATCCAGTACGGCAGCATCAACAACGTCTTCATGCACTTCTACAACGTGAGCTCCTTTGCCATCGACTGGCTCTCCATGAGCTACATGCTCACTTACATCCCCCTGCTCTTCCCCGTTGCCTGGCTGCTGGACAAGAGGGGCCTGCGCCTCATCGCCCTGGCAGGCTCAGCCCTCAACGCTGCGGGTGCCTGGGTGAAGCTAGGCAGCCTGAAGCCGCACCTCTTCCCCGTCACTGTCCTGGGACAGGTAATCTGTTCCATGGCCCAGGTCTTCATCCTGGGCATGCCCTCGCGCATCGCCTCTGTCTGGTTCGGCTCCCATGAGGTCTCCACCGCTTGCTCCATTGCTGTCTTTGGGAACCAG cttggcATTGCTCTGGGCTTTCTGGTCCCTCCAGTTCTGGTTCCCAATGTGGAGGATGAGGAGAAACTGGCCTACCACATCAGCATCATGTTCTTCATGACTGCAGGCGTGGCAACAGCTCTATTCATCCTGGTTGTCATAG TCTTCAAGGAGAAGCCCCCAAATCCTCCGAGCCGAGCTCAGGCCTTGATCCAGTTGAGACCACCAGAGGAGTATTCCTACGTGAAGTCCATCCTCCACTTGCTACGCAGTGCCAACTTTTTGCTGCTTGTTGTCACTTACG GTCTGAATACAGGTTGTTTCTACGCCCTGTCCACTCTGCTGAACCGCATGGTGATCCATCACTATCCA GGGGAGGAGGTGAATGCTGGCAGGATTGGACTCACCATTATAGTGTCGGGGATGGCTGGGGCTCTGATCTCTGGCATTTGGTTGGACAGAACCAAAACTTACAA ACAGACAACACTAGTTGTCTATATCATGTCTCTGGTGGGAATGATAGTCTACACCTTCACTCTGAGCCTAAACCACCTCTGGGTGGTCTTTGTGACTGCAGGCATGCTGGG GTTTTTCATGACAGGATACCTTCCCGTAGGCTTTGAATTTGCTGCAGAGTTGACATACCCAGAATCGGAAGGAACATCATCAGGGCTCCTTAATGTCTCAGCACAG aTTTTTGGTATTGCCTTCACCATCGGCCAAGGGAAGATCATGGATCACTTTGGGACAAAGGCAGGAAACCTCTTTCTTTGTTCCTTCATGTTCTTGGGCACCATTATGACAG CATTCATTAATGCCGATCTCCGAAGACAACGGGCCAATTTGGATCTTGAACAGACA AAAGGGATGTCAAAAGCCTGCACTGATCCCATAGTCCTCGAGGAAACAAAACTGTGA
- the FLVCR2 gene encoding heme transporter FLVCR2 isoform X1 codes for MVQQEPAGAPGPAVGEVAAATAEVRLSSRRWVVVLLFSSYSLCNAFQWIQYGSINNVFMHFYNVSSFAIDWLSMSYMLTYIPLLFPVAWLLDKRGLRLIALAGSALNAAGAWVKLGSLKPHLFPVTVLGQVICSMAQVFILGMPSRIASVWFGSHEVSTACSIAVFGNQLGIALGFLVPPVLVPNVEDEEKLAYHISIMFFMTAGVATALFILVVIVFKEKPPNPPSRAQALIQLRPPEEYSYVKSILHLLRSANFLLLVVTYGLNTGCFYALSTLLNRMVIHHYPGEEVNAGRIGLTIIVSGMAGALISGIWLDRTKTYKQTTLVVYIMSLVGMIVYTFTLSLNHLWVVFVTAGMLGFFMTGYLPVGFEFAAELTYPESEGTSSGLLNVSAQIFGIAFTIGQGKIMDHFGTKAGNLFLCSFMFLGTIMTAFINADLRRQRANLDLEQTRLQGSNQMDYGTVACNPNPINSHSCSLAHTQRKGCQKPALIP; via the exons ATGGTGCAGCAGGAGCCGGCCGGcgcgccggggccggcggtgggGGAGGTCGCTGCTGCCACCGCCGAGGTGCGGCTGTCATCGCGTCGCTGGGTCGTggtgctgctcttcagcagctaCTCCCTCTGCAACGCCTTCCAGTGGATCCAGTACGGCAGCATCAACAACGTCTTCATGCACTTCTACAACGTGAGCTCCTTTGCCATCGACTGGCTCTCCATGAGCTACATGCTCACTTACATCCCCCTGCTCTTCCCCGTTGCCTGGCTGCTGGACAAGAGGGGCCTGCGCCTCATCGCCCTGGCAGGCTCAGCCCTCAACGCTGCGGGTGCCTGGGTGAAGCTAGGCAGCCTGAAGCCGCACCTCTTCCCCGTCACTGTCCTGGGACAGGTAATCTGTTCCATGGCCCAGGTCTTCATCCTGGGCATGCCCTCGCGCATCGCCTCTGTCTGGTTCGGCTCCCATGAGGTCTCCACCGCTTGCTCCATTGCTGTCTTTGGGAACCAG cttggcATTGCTCTGGGCTTTCTGGTCCCTCCAGTTCTGGTTCCCAATGTGGAGGATGAGGAGAAACTGGCCTACCACATCAGCATCATGTTCTTCATGACTGCAGGCGTGGCAACAGCTCTATTCATCCTGGTTGTCATAG TCTTCAAGGAGAAGCCCCCAAATCCTCCGAGCCGAGCTCAGGCCTTGATCCAGTTGAGACCACCAGAGGAGTATTCCTACGTGAAGTCCATCCTCCACTTGCTACGCAGTGCCAACTTTTTGCTGCTTGTTGTCACTTACG GTCTGAATACAGGTTGTTTCTACGCCCTGTCCACTCTGCTGAACCGCATGGTGATCCATCACTATCCA GGGGAGGAGGTGAATGCTGGCAGGATTGGACTCACCATTATAGTGTCGGGGATGGCTGGGGCTCTGATCTCTGGCATTTGGTTGGACAGAACCAAAACTTACAA ACAGACAACACTAGTTGTCTATATCATGTCTCTGGTGGGAATGATAGTCTACACCTTCACTCTGAGCCTAAACCACCTCTGGGTGGTCTTTGTGACTGCAGGCATGCTGGG GTTTTTCATGACAGGATACCTTCCCGTAGGCTTTGAATTTGCTGCAGAGTTGACATACCCAGAATCGGAAGGAACATCATCAGGGCTCCTTAATGTCTCAGCACAG aTTTTTGGTATTGCCTTCACCATCGGCCAAGGGAAGATCATGGATCACTTTGGGACAAAGGCAGGAAACCTCTTTCTTTGTTCCTTCATGTTCTTGGGCACCATTATGACAG CATTCATTAATGCCGATCTCCGAAGACAACGGGCCAATTTGGATCTTGAACAGACA AGACTCCAAGGCAGCAATCAGATGGATTATGGGACTGTAGCTTGTAACCCTAACCCCATCAATTCCCATTCCTGCTCACTAGCTCATACACAAAG AAAGGGATGTCAAAAGCCTGCACTGATCCCATAG